From Candidatus Zixiibacteriota bacterium, the proteins below share one genomic window:
- a CDS encoding T9SS type A sorting domain-containing protein encodes MKRNAFVFILSALIVCSFGLANAQDVLDVTGNPTGIWIDGTTPTVNVDTDVTWTVHMTNTTDIITGHMNGFRVFISSTGDASGELPGGTFAPMTATLLFDFTDPGLGEYDDGGFFFTYFCTGTGSDTVGAGGFAMFNGIPTAFDEDVYTFTTQVGIAEEGNFLCIDSAWYPPGGAWMWSLKTAGSVAPSWAGPYCFPIKKQPNIPASFDNCPTSILDTTHTATLTFDLDATDPDPDKCPPNDGMVFYTVVNGTPGDVNTAGVYSLAGSIALVNQGLIDVSVEVVDQCGDGDTCDFQVRFTNIAPTIDCGDPINEGTNKTATRTFVGSDADGDDLTYSVALASATMPAGGAGSFGIHPDDGIFEFDTETADGDSTYIFTVCVTDGADMDCCSLVVNVLSATPFEIQIAKTHKTYQGQHEMVDVTVNKGTEEMMGFDFLIAYDASALAFQTAIEGRIYNQDTATVDPGCGWEYFTYRYNYNGNCGNGCPSGLLRVVGMAETNNGPNHPDCYSLLGEFDMPYTLFSLDFLVTDDRTFECQYVPIRFYWMDCGDNTIAYHELIDPNPYGVQTAISRYVFDFDQDWDVYDGEITNPTFGWPTYFGAQDDPCLEGGGDDKPVPERFIDFINGGIDIACADSIDDRGDLNLNGIAYEIADAVLYTNYFVYGLQVFGDATQEAFQAAVAASDVNADGIALSVGDLVYLIRVIVGDALAYPKLAPIDASVTFASAISVDSKMGAAFVVIEGNAAPELLADNMELKYAYDAEANVTRALVYSMEANQTFEGEFMNSNGNVVSIELATYEGAPVKVNMVPSNFSLNQNFPNPFNPTTVVSFDVPKAVDYTLSVYNITGQEVAVYTGTAQPGNVELVIDGAGWSSGIYFYKLNAGDFSDTKKMVMVK; translated from the coding sequence GTTTGGGCTTGCAAATGCTCAGGACGTTCTAGATGTAACCGGAAATCCGACTGGTATTTGGATTGATGGTACCACCCCTACGGTGAATGTCGATACAGACGTCACCTGGACTGTCCACATGACTAACACCACTGATATTATCACTGGACATATGAACGGCTTCAGGGTCTTCATATCATCGACCGGTGATGCCAGTGGCGAACTTCCCGGTGGTACTTTTGCACCAATGACAGCCACTCTTCTGTTCGACTTTACAGATCCAGGTCTTGGAGAATACGATGACGGTGGATTCTTCTTCACTTATTTCTGCACCGGCACTGGTTCCGACACTGTCGGCGCCGGTGGTTTTGCTATGTTTAATGGCATACCTACAGCATTCGATGAAGATGTCTACACCTTCACGACTCAGGTTGGAATAGCCGAGGAAGGCAACTTCCTCTGTATCGATTCCGCTTGGTATCCTCCGGGTGGTGCTTGGATGTGGTCTCTTAAAACTGCCGGTTCGGTAGCCCCATCTTGGGCTGGCCCGTACTGCTTCCCGATTAAGAAGCAGCCGAACATTCCGGCATCATTTGACAACTGCCCGACGTCCATTCTCGACACAACCCACACTGCAACCCTTACCTTTGACTTGGATGCAACGGATCCCGATCCGGATAAGTGCCCGCCTAACGATGGTATGGTATTTTATACTGTAGTCAACGGCACACCTGGCGACGTTAACACCGCTGGTGTGTACAGCTTGGCCGGTAGCATCGCCTTGGTCAACCAAGGTTTGATTGATGTTTCCGTTGAGGTTGTCGACCAGTGTGGTGACGGTGACACCTGTGATTTCCAGGTTCGGTTCACCAACATCGCCCCGACTATTGATTGTGGCGACCCTATTAATGAGGGTACTAACAAGACCGCCACGAGAACATTTGTTGGTTCCGATGCTGATGGCGACGATCTCACATATTCGGTTGCCTTAGCAAGCGCGACTATGCCTGCTGGTGGTGCTGGATCCTTCGGCATCCATCCAGATGATGGCATATTCGAATTCGACACCGAGACTGCTGATGGTGACTCCACGTACATATTCACGGTTTGCGTGACTGATGGCGCGGATATGGATTGCTGTAGCCTTGTGGTCAATGTCCTCTCGGCTACACCTTTCGAGATTCAGATTGCTAAGACTCATAAGACCTACCAGGGTCAGCATGAGATGGTCGATGTTACGGTCAACAAGGGTACCGAAGAAATGATGGGCTTTGATTTCCTCATCGCCTACGACGCTTCGGCTCTTGCTTTCCAGACCGCAATTGAAGGCCGCATTTACAACCAGGACACAGCTACTGTTGATCCAGGTTGTGGATGGGAATACTTCACGTATCGCTACAATTACAATGGTAACTGTGGCAACGGCTGTCCTTCTGGTCTGCTGCGTGTAGTTGGTATGGCTGAGACCAACAATGGTCCTAACCATCCTGACTGCTACTCGCTGTTGGGTGAATTCGACATGCCTTACACGCTGTTCTCGCTCGACTTCCTGGTCACCGATGACCGGACTTTCGAGTGTCAGTATGTTCCGATTCGGTTCTACTGGATGGACTGTGGCGACAACACCATTGCCTATCACGAACTGATCGATCCGAACCCGTACGGTGTGCAGACTGCCATCTCCCGCTATGTCTTTGATTTCGATCAGGACTGGGATGTCTATGATGGTGAGATCACTAATCCGACCTTTGGTTGGCCGACGTACTTCGGTGCTCAGGATGACCCATGTTTGGAAGGTGGCGGAGACGACAAGCCGGTTCCGGAACGCTTCATCGACTTCATCAACGGTGGAATCGACATTGCTTGTGCCGACTCCATTGATGATCGTGGTGACCTGAACCTGAACGGCATCGCATACGAAATCGCTGACGCTGTACTGTACACGAACTACTTCGTGTATGGCCTTCAGGTCTTTGGTGACGCCACTCAAGAGGCATTCCAGGCTGCAGTTGCTGCATCTGACGTTAATGCCGATGGTATCGCCTTGTCGGTTGGTGACCTCGTCTACTTGATCCGTGTCATCGTTGGTGACGCTCTGGCTTACCCGAAACTGGCTCCGATCGACGCTTCTGTGACGTTCGCCAGTGCCATTTCGGTTGATAGCAAGATGGGCGCTGCCTTTGTCGTAATCGAAGGTAATGCTGCCCCTGAGCTGCTGGCTGATAACATGGAATTGAAGTATGCCTACGACGCCGAGGCTAATGTCACGCGCGCTCTGGTCTACTCCATGGAAGCCAACCAGACCTTCGAAGGTGAGTTCATGAACTCCAACGGTAACGTTGTGAGCATTGAGCTGGCCACATACGAAGGTGCTCCGGTCAAGGTCAACATGGTTCCGAGCAACTTCTCGCTGAACCAGAACTTCCCGAACCCGTTCAACCCGACCACCGTTGTCAGCTTCGACGTACCGAAGGCTGTTGACTATACTCTGTCAGTGTATAACATCACTGGTCAGGAAGTCGCTGTCTACACTGGTACCGCTCAGCCTGGCAATGTTGAGCTCGTGATTGACGGCGCCGGTTGGTCCTCCGGTATCTACTTCTACAAGTTGAATGCCGGTGACTTCTCCGACACCAAGAAGATGGTGATGGTTAAGTAA